A genomic segment from Polyangium mundeleinium encodes:
- a CDS encoding polysaccharide deacetylase family protein: MRIRRLVGTLAIPLVGTCIAGCGDAPRENDDVTQGAQAATVARPPQFVILAFDGSKNLSFWRESRAFAAANVLKFTYFISGVYFIPNAARRGYDPPRHAPGTSAIGWGGTIDEIAERFEEVKKAAAEGHEIASHANGHFDGSSWSEADWESEFEQFDEILFEGVGLTAPDLGFGARDVVGFRAPLLAHSPGLFKTLAKRGYTYDTSRTGAANDWPKKIAGIWNFPLAELRIAGSGKATLSMDYNFYVADSGARPNPAGKETYKKQMLDTYLAYFESNYFGNRAPVHIGHHFSKWNGGAYGEAMQAFAQAVCGLPEVTCGTYKDLVKFVAEHEDERSDLQAGNFARMPRSLELTRTAGVP, from the coding sequence ATGCGCATTCGTCGCCTCGTCGGCACCCTCGCCATCCCCCTCGTGGGTACGTGCATTGCCGGATGCGGCGACGCTCCTCGGGAAAACGACGACGTCACCCAGGGCGCGCAAGCTGCGACCGTGGCGCGGCCTCCGCAATTCGTGATCCTCGCCTTCGACGGATCGAAAAACCTCTCGTTCTGGCGCGAGTCGCGCGCCTTCGCCGCCGCGAACGTCCTGAAGTTCACGTACTTCATCAGCGGCGTGTATTTCATCCCGAACGCGGCCAGGCGAGGGTACGATCCTCCGCGGCACGCCCCGGGTACGTCGGCGATCGGGTGGGGAGGGACGATCGACGAGATCGCGGAGCGCTTCGAGGAGGTGAAGAAGGCCGCGGCGGAGGGCCACGAGATCGCCTCGCACGCCAACGGCCACTTCGACGGGAGCTCGTGGAGCGAGGCCGATTGGGAGAGCGAGTTCGAGCAATTCGACGAGATCCTCTTCGAGGGCGTCGGGTTGACGGCGCCCGATCTCGGCTTCGGCGCGCGCGACGTCGTGGGCTTCCGCGCGCCGCTGCTCGCCCACAGCCCCGGCCTCTTCAAGACGCTGGCGAAGAGGGGCTACACGTACGACACGAGCAGGACGGGCGCCGCGAACGACTGGCCCAAGAAGATCGCGGGCATCTGGAATTTCCCGCTGGCGGAGCTCCGCATCGCCGGCTCCGGCAAAGCAACGTTGTCGATGGACTACAACTTCTACGTCGCCGATTCGGGCGCCAGGCCGAACCCCGCCGGCAAAGAGACGTACAAAAAGCAGATGCTCGACACCTACCTGGCCTACTTCGAATCGAACTACTTCGGCAACCGCGCCCCCGTCCACATCGGCCACCACTTCTCGAAGTGGAACGGCGGCGCCTACGGGGAGGCCATGCAGGCGTTCGCGCAGGCCGTGTGTGGCCTGCCCGAGGTGACGTGCGGCACGTACAAGGACCTCGTGAAGTTCGTCGCGGAGCACGAGGACGAGCGGAGCGATCTCCAGGCCGGCAACTTCGCCCGCATGCCCCGTTCATTGGAGCTCACCAGGACGGCCGGCGTGCCGTGA
- a CDS encoding TonB-dependent receptor domain-containing protein produces the protein MRLLYGPRCFSLAATFCLGLLAASSASAAGDSVLTGTVRDAETREPLADVVIIVTSPAIQGELVAVTDAFGTYRVSGLSPGEYTIRIERDGHRPSSRGGITLQTGTTSRANVLLTELSPDELGPDIALPEPPPSVDIRSTTTGLIIESDVSHRLPVAPPGGRASALRSFESLGALVPGAQPTSLGFSIHGSSAPENRFEIDGVSVGSASDGINDTPLSLAFVRKVHIATGGYLPEFGRTTGGVFDVVTKSGGNAFHGSIFGSVAPGAFEGERKPVRAEGTVVAVDQKLGAMRDFGFELGGPIKEDRLWFYAGLNVAFEDLDIARSLHRLRYETNPDGSVKLDASGHPIGLRDEYGVQRTEPIEGGIRRYVASKETLQYIGKLTWYIPPRQDSSSHTLTLSVFGSPTWSGGDGRISLDGVTGTTNTSTLEGHYAAFGRREEQRNHTASLTLSSAFLHKRLLLDATIAYHHASSSRLPVDGAAIGSGKGLDAVPGIAWTRGAPHTLADFEDLPAGSGCEPKGSTNVIHCPVRAYLTGGPGNVNESITNRFQGKAVVTYLLQALGFHVIKAGLDVEVSNSLFAQANTGNVWFSETRDGSAWQVFRIGNLTGPDDVYVPKWQSPTTHSTLVGGFVQDSFHILDRVLVNAGLRYDAQMMSSSEGMGMVLPNQWSPRVGVIYDVTRRDRSKLFVNYARHYENVPLGLADALFVRRPLAVSEVSSSVCDPSDPAKVAACLDPKNNLTIGQPYAPNRQWGSYHGNRAPVDPEIEAQSMDEIAAGGEYEVFDDARVGVNYVHRSIHRAIETMSRDEGTSIFVGNPGHGAASDVPEARRDYDAVTVFFQKSFAWGWFALASYTASYLRGNYPGLASGPYPSPHTLSDFDLLSLQPNRDGPLPGDRRHSVKVFGAKEFVLAKKVHINLGMGYTGTSGAPLDVLGAHPTYGRGAVFLLPRGAGGNLPWVHSVDSTLAVGYKVGKDSTLSVSVDVFNLFNFQAETSRNQSFTYAIVRPIDGGTAADLPNKGEAACATGAGCRYKLVNFEDGSPFDPADRNPSYGSPTSYQSPRTIRMGMRLTF, from the coding sequence ATGCGCTTGCTCTATGGACCCCGATGTTTTTCCCTGGCGGCTACCTTTTGCCTCGGTCTCTTGGCCGCCTCCTCCGCCTCCGCCGCCGGAGACTCGGTCCTCACCGGGACCGTCCGCGACGCGGAAACACGAGAGCCCCTCGCCGACGTCGTCATCATCGTGACCTCCCCCGCGATACAGGGTGAGCTGGTCGCCGTGACCGACGCATTCGGCACCTATCGCGTTTCTGGGCTCTCGCCGGGCGAATACACGATCCGGATCGAGCGCGATGGGCACAGGCCCTCCTCGCGCGGCGGGATCACGCTCCAGACGGGCACCACGTCCCGCGCCAACGTGCTGCTCACGGAGCTCTCGCCGGACGAGCTGGGCCCGGACATCGCGTTACCCGAGCCGCCTCCGTCGGTCGACATCCGGTCGACGACGACAGGCTTGATCATCGAGTCGGATGTCTCGCATCGCCTCCCGGTGGCGCCGCCCGGCGGTCGAGCCTCGGCCCTGCGATCGTTCGAGAGCCTTGGGGCGCTCGTGCCCGGCGCCCAGCCGACGAGCCTCGGGTTTTCCATCCACGGCTCGTCGGCGCCCGAGAACCGATTCGAGATCGACGGCGTCTCCGTGGGCAGCGCTTCGGACGGCATCAACGACACGCCGCTCTCGCTCGCGTTCGTCCGGAAGGTCCACATCGCCACCGGCGGATACCTGCCCGAGTTCGGCCGGACCACCGGCGGCGTCTTCGACGTCGTCACGAAATCGGGTGGCAACGCGTTTCACGGGTCGATCTTCGGCAGCGTCGCGCCGGGCGCGTTCGAGGGAGAACGAAAGCCCGTACGCGCGGAGGGCACGGTGGTCGCCGTCGATCAGAAGCTCGGCGCGATGCGCGATTTCGGGTTCGAGCTCGGCGGACCCATCAAGGAGGATCGCCTGTGGTTCTACGCGGGATTGAACGTGGCCTTCGAGGACCTCGACATCGCGCGTTCGCTCCACCGTCTGCGGTACGAGACGAACCCCGACGGATCCGTGAAGCTCGACGCGAGCGGCCATCCCATCGGCCTCCGCGATGAATACGGGGTTCAGCGCACCGAGCCCATCGAGGGCGGGATACGTCGCTACGTCGCGTCGAAAGAGACGCTGCAATACATCGGCAAGCTCACATGGTACATCCCCCCGCGGCAAGACAGCTCGTCGCATACGTTGACGCTCTCGGTGTTCGGTTCGCCCACGTGGTCCGGGGGGGACGGGCGGATCTCCCTCGATGGGGTCACGGGCACGACCAACACGAGCACGCTGGAGGGGCACTACGCGGCCTTCGGGCGGCGGGAAGAGCAGAGGAACCACACGGCCTCCCTCACGCTCTCGTCGGCGTTCCTGCACAAGAGGCTCCTCCTCGACGCGACGATCGCCTATCATCACGCCTCCTCGAGCCGCCTGCCGGTCGACGGGGCGGCGATCGGCAGCGGGAAGGGGCTCGACGCCGTCCCCGGGATCGCCTGGACGCGTGGGGCACCGCATACCCTCGCCGATTTCGAGGATCTTCCGGCAGGGAGTGGCTGCGAGCCGAAGGGGTCGACGAACGTCATCCATTGCCCCGTGCGCGCCTACCTGACGGGTGGACCTGGGAACGTGAACGAATCCATCACGAACCGCTTCCAGGGAAAAGCCGTCGTCACGTACCTGCTCCAGGCGCTGGGGTTCCACGTCATCAAGGCGGGGCTCGACGTCGAGGTGTCGAACAGCCTGTTCGCCCAGGCGAACACGGGGAACGTGTGGTTTTCGGAGACGCGGGATGGTTCGGCGTGGCAAGTCTTTCGCATCGGCAACCTGACGGGCCCGGACGACGTCTACGTTCCGAAATGGCAGTCCCCGACGACGCACTCCACCCTCGTCGGCGGGTTTGTCCAGGATAGCTTCCACATCCTCGATCGGGTCTTGGTGAACGCCGGCTTGCGGTACGACGCGCAGATGATGTCGAGCAGCGAGGGGATGGGCATGGTGCTCCCGAACCAGTGGTCTCCACGCGTCGGCGTCATCTACGACGTTACCCGTCGGGACCGATCGAAGCTCTTCGTGAACTACGCGCGTCATTACGAGAACGTGCCCCTCGGCCTGGCCGACGCCTTGTTCGTCCGGCGGCCCCTCGCCGTGTCCGAAGTGTCGAGCTCCGTGTGCGACCCGAGCGACCCCGCGAAGGTCGCGGCCTGCCTGGACCCGAAGAACAACCTCACGATCGGGCAGCCCTACGCACCGAACCGGCAATGGGGTTCTTATCACGGCAATCGCGCGCCGGTGGATCCGGAGATCGAGGCGCAATCGATGGACGAGATCGCGGCAGGCGGCGAGTACGAGGTCTTCGACGACGCGCGCGTGGGCGTCAACTACGTGCACCGTTCGATCCACCGCGCCATCGAGACCATGAGCCGGGACGAAGGCACGTCGATCTTCGTGGGCAACCCCGGCCATGGCGCGGCCTCCGACGTCCCCGAAGCACGGCGCGACTACGATGCGGTGACTGTGTTCTTCCAGAAATCGTTCGCCTGGGGGTGGTTCGCGCTCGCCAGCTACACGGCGTCGTATCTCCGCGGGAACTACCCCGGGCTCGCCTCGGGGCCCTATCCATCGCCCCATACGCTCTCCGACTTCGACCTCCTGTCGCTCCAGCCGAACCGTGACGGCCCGCTCCCGGGGGATCGGCGCCATTCGGTCAAGGTCTTCGGCGCCAAGGAGTTCGTCCTCGCGAAGAAGGTCCACATCAACCTAGGAATGGGCTACACGGGCACGTCGGGCGCCCCGCTCGACGTCCTCGGCGCTCACCCCACCTACGGCAGAGGTGCCGTCTTCCTCCTGCCCCGCGGCGCGGGGGGCAATTTGCCCTGGGTCCATAGCGTCGATTCGACCCTCGCCGTCGGCTACAAGGTGGGCAAGGACAGCACGCTCTCCGTGAGCGTGGACGTGTTTAACCTGTTCAACTTCCAGGCCGAGACCAGCCGCAATCAATCGTTCACGTACGCGATCGTCCGGCCCATCGACGGCGGCACGGCGGCGGACCTGCCGAACAAGGGAGAGGCGGCCTGCGCCACCGGCGCGGGTTGTCGCTACAAGCTCGTGAATTTCGAGGACGGCTCGCCCTTCGATCCCGCCGACCGAAACCCCAGCTACGGCAGCCCCACGTCGTACCAGAGCCCGAGGACGATCCGCATGGGCATGCGGTTGACCTTCTGA
- a CDS encoding RNA polymerase sigma factor has translation MLGRLYLEHRAFLRRLLLGQSVPPRDVEDVLQEVFVTVWRRLSCLVTPEQARPWLVIIGLNHARNHRKLARCEREVLAGFADDLPEREDDGASAETVLHAMYGMFRLKRFLEKMRPCIRVAVIPYLEGWSVPEIAATLGIKVKTVYSRLHLARKRLEMLSPA, from the coding sequence TTGCTCGGCCGTCTTTACCTGGAACACCGCGCGTTCTTGCGTCGCCTTCTTCTTGGTCAGTCCGTTCCTCCCCGCGACGTGGAGGATGTTCTGCAAGAGGTCTTCGTCACGGTATGGCGTCGCCTGTCCTGCCTGGTCACGCCTGAGCAGGCGCGCCCGTGGCTGGTGATCATCGGGCTCAACCATGCGCGCAATCACCGCAAGCTCGCGCGTTGCGAGCGTGAGGTTCTCGCTGGGTTCGCCGACGATCTTCCCGAGCGGGAGGACGACGGGGCGTCCGCGGAGACGGTTCTGCATGCGATGTATGGGATGTTCCGGCTCAAGCGGTTTCTGGAGAAGATGAGGCCGTGCATCCGGGTCGCGGTGATTCCGTATCTGGAGGGATGGTCGGTCCCGGAGATTGCGGCGACGCTCGGAATCAAGGTAAAGACCGTCTACAGTCGCCTGCATCTCGCGCGGAAGCGTTTGGAGATGCTCTCACCCGCGTAA
- a CDS encoding APC family permease — protein sequence MPSQPSLRRALGLAEVTFAGVGIILGAGIYALLGDAAGLAGNAVWMAFVISALMAAFTGFSYAELSSMFPSAGAEHEYVSHAMGRRIAFVIGWLSIISAILAATTVSLGFAGYLSVLTGVAVTPAALGLIVLLGLLLFCGIKETSWFNIVATFIETGGVVLLLVLGLPHLGEVDYLEAPKGLAGVFQASSLVFFAYVGFEGLVKLAEETRRPEKTIPRGLMLSLGITIVLYVLVSISAVSVVGWRELSASQAPFADVARHALGRDVFIVVSVIALFATTNTALMFLLAASRIIYGMAAAGALPAVLSGVHRWRQTPWVAIALVTAASALFLSVGDIAFIANATNFTVFLIFIAVNATVIILRFKDPARRRPFRIRLSVGRIPLLPIAGILFCVFLSAQIPPGVLLLGLVLTAIGALSSLGMNVRRAGT from the coding sequence ATGCCATCGCAACCGTCCCTCCGCAGGGCCCTCGGCCTCGCCGAAGTCACGTTCGCCGGCGTGGGCATCATCCTGGGGGCAGGCATTTATGCGCTGCTCGGGGACGCCGCGGGCCTCGCCGGCAACGCGGTCTGGATGGCCTTCGTGATCTCCGCGCTCATGGCGGCCTTCACGGGCTTTTCCTATGCGGAGCTCTCATCCATGTTCCCCTCCGCGGGCGCCGAGCATGAATACGTCTCCCACGCCATGGGCAGGCGGATCGCGTTCGTGATCGGCTGGCTGAGCATCATCTCGGCGATCCTCGCGGCGACCACCGTGTCGCTCGGCTTCGCTGGTTACTTGTCGGTGCTCACCGGCGTCGCCGTCACTCCAGCCGCGCTCGGCCTCATCGTGCTCCTCGGTCTCCTGCTCTTTTGCGGGATCAAAGAGACGTCGTGGTTCAACATCGTGGCCACCTTCATCGAGACCGGGGGCGTCGTTCTTCTCCTCGTCCTCGGCCTGCCCCACCTCGGGGAGGTGGACTACCTCGAGGCGCCGAAAGGCCTGGCGGGCGTCTTCCAGGCATCTTCCCTCGTCTTCTTCGCGTACGTCGGCTTCGAAGGGCTGGTGAAGCTCGCCGAGGAGACCAGGAGGCCGGAGAAGACGATACCGAGGGGGCTCATGCTCTCTCTCGGGATCACCATCGTCCTTTACGTGCTCGTCTCCATCAGCGCGGTGTCCGTGGTGGGATGGCGAGAGCTCTCCGCATCGCAGGCGCCCTTCGCGGACGTCGCCCGCCACGCGCTCGGGCGCGACGTGTTCATCGTGGTCTCGGTGATTGCCCTCTTCGCGACCACGAATACCGCGCTGATGTTCCTGCTCGCTGCCTCGCGGATCATCTATGGAATGGCGGCCGCGGGGGCCCTCCCTGCCGTCCTCTCGGGCGTTCACCGCTGGAGGCAGACCCCCTGGGTCGCCATCGCCCTGGTGACGGCGGCGTCCGCTCTGTTCCTCTCGGTCGGGGATATCGCCTTCATAGCCAATGCCACCAATTTCACCGTCTTTCTGATCTTCATCGCCGTCAACGCCACCGTCATCATCCTGAGATTCAAGGACCCTGCCAGGAGGAGGCCTTTCCGCATCCGGCTCTCGGTCGGGCGGATACCGCTCCTGCCCATCGCGGGGATCCTCTTCTGCGTGTTCTTGAGCGCTCAGATCCCGCCGGGCGTCCTGCTGCTCGGACTCGTGCTCACCGCGATCGGAGCGCTCTCGAGCCTCGGGATGAATGTCCGAAGGGCGGGAACATGA
- the gcvPA gene encoding aminomethyl-transferring glycine dehydrogenase subunit GcvPA, producing the protein MERHPEPLVCGYNVHREADRKAMLEALGLTSIADLFSPIPQEVRLDRELRLPAPHNEWALGKHLRELAGRNASTRSHLSFLGGGIYEHHIPAVVDSLTSSEALLTAYTPYQPELSQGLLQILFEYQRMLSLLSGLRVVNSSLYDGATAMAEAAWMACSATGRRRVLASSRIWPEWKSVLELYMRGRGGEVVYVAADPISGRLDPRSLQASFARPAATFILQTPNSLGILEDIPAAAALCRQHEALLQVSCYPMTLALLKPPGELGADIVTCEGQPLGLPLSAGGPYLGVLACEKRLREFMPGRLVGEVRDIHGKPALALVLERREQQVSREKATSNMCTNQAHQAMRAAIYLAALGERGFREIATQCAGKARYLHEKLLAIPGVEPAATGPFFNEFALRLPCSVPVFLERMLERRVFAGFEVEEHLLVAVTEVKTRAELDEAAALFAETIGALGR; encoded by the coding sequence ATGGAGAGACATCCCGAGCCGCTCGTCTGTGGCTACAACGTCCACCGGGAGGCCGACCGGAAGGCCATGCTGGAGGCCCTCGGGCTCACGAGCATCGCGGACCTCTTCTCCCCCATTCCCCAGGAAGTGCGCCTCGACAGGGAGCTTCGCCTGCCTGCTCCCCACAACGAATGGGCGCTCGGCAAGCACCTCCGGGAGCTCGCGGGAAGGAACGCATCGACCCGGAGCCACCTGAGCTTCCTTGGCGGCGGGATCTACGAACACCACATCCCCGCGGTCGTCGACAGCCTCACCTCCAGCGAGGCGCTGCTGACGGCGTACACCCCCTACCAGCCGGAGCTGAGCCAGGGCTTGCTGCAGATCCTCTTCGAGTATCAGCGCATGCTCTCGCTGCTCTCGGGCCTGCGGGTCGTCAATTCCTCGCTCTACGACGGCGCGACGGCCATGGCCGAGGCGGCCTGGATGGCCTGCTCGGCCACGGGCCGGCGGCGCGTCCTCGCCTCCTCACGCATCTGGCCCGAGTGGAAGTCGGTCCTCGAGCTCTACATGCGCGGACGCGGGGGCGAGGTGGTCTACGTCGCCGCGGATCCCATCTCGGGCCGGCTCGATCCGCGCTCGCTCCAGGCATCCTTCGCGCGCCCCGCAGCCACCTTCATCCTGCAGACCCCCAATTCCCTCGGCATCCTGGAGGACATCCCAGCCGCGGCGGCCCTCTGCCGGCAGCACGAGGCCCTCCTCCAGGTCTCCTGCTACCCGATGACGCTGGCGCTCCTGAAGCCGCCCGGCGAGCTCGGGGCGGACATCGTGACGTGCGAGGGCCAGCCCCTCGGCCTGCCACTCTCGGCCGGAGGTCCCTACCTCGGGGTGCTCGCCTGCGAGAAGCGGCTGCGCGAGTTCATGCCGGGGCGCCTCGTCGGAGAGGTGCGGGACATCCATGGAAAGCCAGCCCTCGCGCTCGTCCTGGAGCGGCGCGAGCAGCAGGTGAGCCGCGAGAAGGCCACGAGCAACATGTGCACGAACCAGGCGCATCAGGCGATGCGCGCCGCCATTTACCTGGCGGCCCTCGGCGAGCGGGGCTTCCGGGAGATCGCCACACAATGTGCCGGCAAAGCCCGGTACCTTCACGAGAAGCTGCTCGCCATTCCCGGCGTCGAGCCTGCGGCGACCGGCCCCTTCTTCAACGAATTCGCGCTCCGGCTCCCCTGCTCCGTGCCGGTGTTCCTGGAGCGGATGCTGGAGCGGCGCGTGTTCGCCGGATTCGAGGTGGAGGAACACCTCCTCGTCGCGGTCACCGAGGTGAAAACGCGCGCCGAGCTGGACGAGGCCGCGGCCCTGTTCGCGGAGACCATCGGAGCGCTGGGACGATGA
- the gcvPB gene encoding aminomethyl-transferring glycine dehydrogenase subunit GcvPB, producing MKQTIFDLSRPGVSGAGLQDPDFGELDPSRWFDAELLRTELIGLPEVSEIELVRHYTALGHRAYGVDDGSYPLGSCTMKYNPKRHEPLANLSGFAHAHPRQPASTLPGLWELLFHLAEYFAELSGMDHFTLQPAAGAHGELTGLMIIRAWFESRGMKRDVVLVQDSAHGTNPASASMAGYRCKMIRTTPEGLTDLGTLEAALDDSVAAVMLTNPSTLGLFEKNIRKIAERVHENGSLLICDGANMNSLMGIVRPGDMGFDVLQLNTHKTFSTPHLSGGPGSGPCGVKAFLEPFLPIPVIRRDARGYFPDEDRPQSIGRMKSFYGHVRVLIRAYCYILTSGSRGLRTVSENAVLNANYVQARLSPYLPPVFGGTCMHECLLSTAKLPVSAFDFAKRLIDYGVHPPTLVGAGCVYFPGHLRDAMLIEPTETETRESLDRMIEKFLRVAQEATEDPELIRTAPHTREVGKILPSGSHRSQRAHEQKRPALEPPGADVP from the coding sequence ATGAAGCAGACGATCTTCGACCTCTCCCGCCCGGGTGTGAGCGGAGCGGGCCTCCAGGATCCCGATTTCGGGGAGCTCGATCCTTCACGATGGTTCGACGCGGAGCTGCTCCGGACGGAGCTCATCGGGCTGCCCGAGGTCAGCGAGATCGAGCTCGTCCGCCATTACACGGCGCTCGGCCACCGCGCCTACGGCGTGGACGATGGCAGCTATCCGCTCGGGAGCTGCACGATGAAGTACAACCCCAAGCGCCACGAGCCCCTGGCGAACCTTTCGGGGTTCGCCCACGCCCACCCGAGGCAACCCGCGAGCACGCTGCCCGGCCTCTGGGAGCTGCTCTTCCATCTCGCCGAATACTTCGCGGAGCTCTCGGGGATGGACCACTTCACCCTCCAGCCCGCGGCCGGAGCCCATGGCGAGCTCACGGGGCTCATGATCATCCGCGCCTGGTTCGAGTCCCGGGGCATGAAGCGGGACGTGGTCCTCGTTCAGGACTCGGCCCATGGCACCAATCCCGCGTCCGCATCCATGGCAGGCTATCGCTGCAAGATGATCCGGACGACCCCGGAGGGATTGACCGACCTCGGCACGCTCGAGGCCGCGCTCGACGACTCGGTCGCAGCGGTGATGCTGACCAACCCCTCGACCCTCGGGCTCTTCGAGAAGAACATCCGAAAGATCGCGGAGCGCGTCCACGAAAATGGCTCGCTCCTCATCTGCGACGGCGCCAACATGAACTCGCTGATGGGGATCGTCCGGCCCGGCGACATGGGATTCGACGTCCTCCAGCTCAACACCCACAAGACGTTCTCGACCCCGCACCTGTCCGGAGGACCGGGCTCGGGGCCGTGCGGCGTCAAGGCGTTTTTGGAACCCTTCCTGCCGATTCCAGTGATCCGCCGGGATGCGCGCGGATACTTTCCGGATGAAGACCGGCCGCAATCGATTGGCCGGATGAAGTCGTTCTACGGCCACGTCCGTGTCTTGATCCGGGCCTATTGCTACATCCTGACCTCTGGTTCCCGGGGCCTGCGCACGGTGTCCGAGAACGCCGTGCTCAACGCGAACTACGTCCAGGCCCGCTTGTCACCCTACCTGCCCCCGGTCTTCGGCGGCACGTGCATGCACGAGTGTCTGCTGAGCACTGCGAAGCTCCCGGTGAGCGCCTTCGACTTCGCCAAGCGGCTCATCGATTACGGCGTGCATCCCCCGACGCTGGTGGGAGCCGGCTGCGTGTACTTTCCCGGCCACCTGCGCGACGCGATGCTGATCGAGCCGACGGAGACGGAGACGCGAGAGTCACTGGATCGGATGATCGAGAAGTTCCTCCGTGTCGCGCAGGAGGCCACCGAGGATCCGGAGCTGATCCGGACGGCGCCCCATACCCGCGAGGTCGGGAAGATTCTTCCGTCGGGCTCTCACCGGAGCCAGCGGGCGCACGAGCAGAAGCGCCCAGCGCTGGAGCCGCCCGGAGCAGACGTGCCATGA
- a CDS encoding pentapeptide repeat-containing protein, protein MPFRSPLPAAASFLLTAACLGAAPAAYANADLEKLLATGACAGCDLRGVNLEGRVITIQTLSHTNLSGANLSRIELRAQSISHVDFTNANLHGARIWANSIGDSQFVDTDLSEAYLGTSSGHGQRWIFTQNRFLSSNLRKARIETDICYHSHFENSDLTGFSMISYEVIRYCTVTNAKADQSTWDGFFINQVFSKTSLVGASFTEEKQSNVDFLGCDLRNAVLGDVDGQARNNYTDSNLSGARIKGVVCAEGSVGACNPGS, encoded by the coding sequence ATGCCCTTCCGCTCGCCGCTGCCCGCCGCCGCATCCTTCCTGCTCACCGCCGCCTGCCTCGGCGCAGCCCCCGCGGCCTACGCGAACGCCGACCTGGAGAAATTACTCGCCACCGGCGCTTGCGCCGGGTGTGATTTGCGAGGCGTCAACCTGGAAGGGCGAGTCATCACGATCCAGACGCTCAGCCACACGAATCTGTCGGGTGCGAACCTCAGCCGGATCGAGCTCCGGGCGCAATCCATCAGCCACGTCGATTTCACGAACGCCAACCTGCACGGCGCCCGCATCTGGGCGAACAGCATCGGCGACAGCCAGTTCGTGGACACCGATCTGAGCGAGGCCTACCTGGGCACATCGAGCGGACACGGACAACGCTGGATCTTCACGCAGAACCGCTTCCTCTCGTCGAACCTACGGAAAGCGCGGATCGAGACGGACATCTGCTACCACTCCCATTTCGAGAACTCGGACCTCACGGGCTTCAGCATGATCTCCTACGAGGTCATCCGCTACTGCACCGTGACGAACGCCAAGGCCGACCAAAGCACCTGGGACGGCTTCTTCATCAACCAGGTCTTTTCGAAGACGAGCCTCGTCGGCGCGAGCTTCACCGAAGAAAAGCAGAGCAACGTCGATTTCCTCGGCTGCGACCTCCGGAACGCCGTCCTCGGCGACGTCGACGGACAGGCCCGCAACAACTACACGGACAGCAACCTGAGCGGCGCCAGGATCAAAGGGGTCGTTTGCGCGGAGGGATCCGTCGGCGCGTGCAATCCGGGCTCCTGA